From Cytobacillus sp. IB215665, the proteins below share one genomic window:
- the atpB gene encoding F0F1 ATP synthase subunit A, whose product MNHGAPIAEFFGLYFNLSNVLMMLVTATIVFIIAVICTRSLSMKPTGKQNFIEWVVDFIKGIINSSMDWQTGGRFLTLGLTLFLYIIVANMLGLPFAVQVNGELWWKSPTADPVVTLTLAIMVVGLSHYYGVKMKGVKEYGRDFIKPFPFMLPFKIIEEFANTLTLGLRLYGNIFAGEILLGLLAGLATSGYLESIGSGIIGTIASIPLMLAWQGFSIFVGAIQAFIFTMLTMVYLAHKVSHDH is encoded by the coding sequence ATGAATCATGGAGCTCCAATTGCAGAATTTTTTGGCCTTTATTTTAATTTAAGTAACGTATTAATGATGCTAGTTACTGCTACAATTGTATTTATTATCGCAGTCATCTGCACTCGTTCACTATCTATGAAACCAACAGGTAAGCAGAACTTCATCGAGTGGGTAGTAGACTTTATTAAAGGAATTATAAATAGCTCGATGGATTGGCAAACAGGTGGAAGATTTTTAACGTTAGGATTAACGTTATTCCTATACATCATTGTTGCCAATATGTTAGGTCTACCATTTGCGGTTCAAGTAAATGGTGAGCTATGGTGGAAATCACCGACTGCTGATCCAGTCGTTACGCTAACATTAGCGATAATGGTTGTTGGATTGTCACATTATTATGGTGTGAAAATGAAAGGTGTAAAAGAATATGGAAGAGACTTCATCAAACCATTTCCTTTTATGTTGCCATTTAAGATTATCGAAGAGTTTGCTAACACATTAACACTGGGTCTTCGTCTTTATGGGAATATATTCGCAGGTGAAATCCTTCTAGGGTTACTAGCTGGTTTGGCTACAAGTGGGTACCTTGAAAGTATCGGTTCTGGAATTATTGGAACTATAGCTTCAATTCCGCTTATGTTAGCTTGGCAAGGTTTCAGTATATTCGTTGGTGCAATTCAAGCGTTTATCTTTACAATGTTAACAATGGTTTATTTGGCACACAAAGTGAGCCATGACCATTAA
- a CDS encoding ATP synthase subunit I, which translates to MQDLQQMSIRYRKYILFLLSIYVLGWGFTPYQSVFLGLILGTVISLYNLWIMVRRSNRFTKAVKEGTKVRSLGTFNRMASAALVVYIALQYPDKIHLYSAILGLMTIYIVIIIDYFFQLIHRGEER; encoded by the coding sequence ATGCAAGATTTGCAGCAAATGTCTATACGTTATAGAAAATACATATTATTTCTGCTTTCAATCTACGTGTTAGGTTGGGGGTTCACACCATATCAATCGGTTTTTTTAGGGCTGATACTTGGTACAGTAATAAGTTTGTATAATTTATGGATCATGGTTCGTAGGTCAAACCGGTTTACTAAAGCGGTGAAAGAAGGTACTAAAGTTCGTTCGCTAGGAACATTTAATCGGATGGCTTCAGCTGCACTTGTCGTGTATATTGCATTACAATATCCAGACAAGATTCATTTATACTCAGCAATATTGGGATTAATGACGATCTATATCGTCATTATAATAGATTATTTTTTTCAACTCATTCATCGCGGGGAAGAGAGGTGA
- the wecB gene encoding non-hydrolyzing UDP-N-acetylglucosamine 2-epimerase has translation MTKRIRVMTIFGTRPEAIKMAPLVLELQKQSEHFESIVTVTAQHREMLDQVLHIFGITPDYDLNIMKERQTLTDITTRGLQGLEDVMKKVQPDIVLVHGDTTTTFVASLAAYYNKIVVGHVEAGLRTWNKFSPFPEEMNRQLTGVLADLHFAPTSKAQTNLLNENKEEQGIFITGNTAIDALTTTVKDQYTHRILDQLGHDRLILLTAHRRENVGEPMLNIFRAVKSLVEEHSDVQVVYPVHLNPAVRELANDVLGNDSRIHLIEPLDVIDFHNFASRAHLILTDSGGVQEEAPSLGVPVLVLRDTTERPEGIDAGTLKLAGTDEDTIHQLATELLTNKEEYEKMAQASNPYGDGEASKRIAEAIKYYFKQLANRPADYLI, from the coding sequence ATGACTAAACGGATAAGAGTGATGACGATTTTTGGAACTCGTCCTGAAGCAATTAAAATGGCACCGCTAGTACTAGAATTACAAAAACAATCTGAGCATTTCGAATCGATTGTAACTGTAACCGCTCAGCACCGAGAAATGCTTGATCAAGTTTTACATATTTTTGGAATTACGCCTGATTATGATTTGAATATTATGAAGGAACGTCAAACATTAACTGATATTACAACGAGAGGACTTCAAGGCTTAGAAGATGTAATGAAAAAAGTACAACCAGATATCGTACTTGTACACGGTGACACTACAACAACTTTTGTGGCGAGTCTTGCTGCGTATTATAACAAAATTGTTGTCGGTCACGTAGAGGCTGGACTTCGTACTTGGAACAAGTTTTCACCGTTTCCAGAGGAAATGAACAGGCAATTAACGGGAGTATTAGCTGATTTACACTTTGCTCCAACTTCTAAAGCACAAACGAACCTTTTAAATGAAAATAAAGAGGAACAAGGAATATTTATTACAGGGAATACTGCGATTGATGCGTTAACAACGACAGTGAAGGATCAGTATACACACCGTATTTTAGATCAACTTGGTCATGATCGACTAATTTTATTAACAGCACACCGTCGTGAAAATGTTGGCGAACCGATGCTGAATATATTCCGTGCGGTGAAAAGTCTTGTTGAAGAACACAGTGATGTTCAAGTTGTGTATCCTGTTCACTTAAATCCAGCTGTAAGAGAGCTGGCAAATGACGTATTAGGAAATGATTCACGCATTCACTTAATTGAACCATTAGATGTGATTGATTTTCATAATTTTGCTTCAAGAGCTCACCTCATCTTGACAGATTCAGGTGGCGTTCAAGAAGAAGCACCTTCCTTAGGAGTCCCTGTCCTTGTCCTTCGTGACACAACCGAACGCCCTGAAGGCATTGATGCAGGTACATTAAAATTAGCAGGAACTGATGAAGATACGATCCATCAGTTAGCAACTGAACTTCTCACAAATAAGGAAGAATATGAGAAAATGGCACAAGCGAGTAATCCATATGGTGATGGTGAAGCATCTAAGCGTATAGCGGAAGCCATAAAGTATTATTTTAAACAATTAGCTAATAGACCAGCAGATTATTTAATATAG
- the atpE gene encoding F0F1 ATP synthase subunit C, with product MTGSVGLLAAAIAIGLGALGAGIGNGLIVSRTVEGMARQPEARGMLQTTMFIGVALVEALPIIAVVIAFMVMGS from the coding sequence ATGACAGGTTCTGTTGGTTTATTAGCAGCAGCAATTGCAATTGGTTTAGGAGCACTAGGTGCTGGTATTGGTAACGGTCTTATTGTATCTCGTACAGTTGAAGGAATGGCTCGTCAGCCTGAAGCACGTGGTATGTTACAAACAACAATGTTCATTGGGGTTGCACTAGTTGAGGCACTTCCTATCATCGCTGTTGTTATCGCATTTATGGTAATGGGTTCATAA
- the upp gene encoding uracil phosphoribosyltransferase, with amino-acid sequence MAKVYVFDHPLIQHKLTYIRDKHTGTKEFRELVDEVATLMAFEITRDLPLEDAVIETPVNKTNSKILTGKKLGIIPILRAGLGMVDGILKLIPAAKVGHIGLYRDPETLKPVEYYVKLPSDVAERDFIVVDPMLATGGSAVEAIHSLKKRGAKNIKLMCLIAAPEGVEVVKTEHPDVDIYLAALDEKLNDHGYIVPGLGDAGDRLFGTK; translated from the coding sequence ATGGCAAAAGTATATGTGTTTGATCACCCCCTCATTCAACATAAACTTACATATATTCGAGATAAACATACAGGTACGAAAGAATTCCGTGAATTAGTTGATGAAGTAGCGACACTCATGGCATTTGAAATTACGCGTGATCTTCCACTTGAAGATGCGGTTATTGAAACACCTGTTAATAAAACAAATTCAAAAATATTAACAGGGAAAAAATTAGGTATTATTCCTATTTTAAGAGCTGGCTTAGGAATGGTAGATGGCATCCTAAAGTTAATTCCTGCTGCAAAAGTTGGACATATTGGACTGTATCGTGACCCAGAAACATTGAAGCCAGTTGAATATTATGTGAAGCTTCCTTCTGATGTTGCTGAACGTGACTTTATTGTAGTGGATCCGATGTTAGCAACTGGAGGTTCAGCAGTTGAAGCAATTCATTCATTAAAAAAACGTGGTGCCAAAAACATTAAATTAATGTGTTTAATCGCTGCTCCTGAAGGCGTTGAGGTAGTTAAAACTGAACATCCTGATGTTGACATATATCTTGCTGCTTTAGATGAAAAACTTAATGACCATGGCTATATTGTTCCAGGCTTAGGTGACGCTGGTGATCGATTGTTCGGAACGAAATAA
- the atpF gene encoding F0F1 ATP synthase subunit B encodes MFKLDMLVLGAGAGAEGGETPLFNGGDILAQLVIFLILLLLLKKFAWGPLMGIMKQREDHIANEITTAEQSSKEAQKLLEEQRQLLKDARKEAQELIEGAKKIGEEQKNDIVNAARIEAERVKESATQAIEQEKEQAIAALREQVASLSVLIASKVIEKELNEQDQEKLINDYIQEVGEGR; translated from the coding sequence ATGTTCAAATTGGACATGTTGGTATTAGGAGCAGGAGCTGGTGCAGAAGGCGGTGAGACGCCACTTTTTAATGGTGGAGATATTCTCGCACAATTAGTTATCTTCCTTATCCTATTATTGCTATTGAAGAAGTTTGCATGGGGTCCACTAATGGGCATTATGAAACAACGTGAAGACCATATCGCAAACGAAATTACGACTGCTGAACAAAGTAGCAAAGAAGCGCAGAAGCTTCTTGAAGAGCAACGTCAGTTATTAAAAGATGCACGTAAAGAAGCACAAGAACTTATTGAAGGTGCGAAGAAAATTGGTGAGGAGCAGAAAAACGATATCGTTAATGCTGCCCGCATCGAAGCTGAACGTGTAAAAGAGTCTGCAACTCAAGCAATTGAGCAAGAAAAAGAACAAGCTATTGCTGCATTACGTGAACAAGTAGCATCGTTATCAGTTCTTATTGCATCGAAAGTAATTGAAAAAGAACTAAATGAACAAGATCAAGAAAAACTTATAAATGATTACATTCAAGAAGTAGGAGAAGGGCGATGA
- the glyA gene encoding serine hydroxymethyltransferase — protein MKNLSQQDQTVFKAMNEELTRQRTKIELIASENFVSEAVMEAQGSVLTNKYAEGYPGRRYYGGCEHVDVVEDIARDRAKQIFGAEYANVQPHSGAQANMAVYFTVLEQGDTVLGMNLSHGGHLTHGSPVNFSGVQYNFVEYGVDQDTHRINYEDVLEKAKLHKPKLIVAGASAYPREIDFKRFREIADEVGAYLMVDMAHIAGLVAAGLHQNPVPFADFVTTTTHKTLRGPRGGMILCKEEYGKKIDKSIFPGIQGGPLMHVIAAKAVSFGEALEDSFKQYAGNVIANAKQLAESLKEEGITLVSDGTDNHLVLLDVRSLNITGKLAEKILDDVGITVNKNTIPFDPESPFVTSGIRIGTAAVTSRGFDIEAMKETAAIIAFTLNNHDNEEKLEEAKERVATLIKKFPLYEEK, from the coding sequence ATGAAAAACTTATCGCAGCAAGATCAAACCGTTTTTAAAGCAATGAATGAAGAATTGACTAGACAGCGCACAAAAATTGAATTAATTGCATCTGAGAATTTTGTAAGTGAAGCAGTAATGGAAGCACAAGGATCTGTACTAACAAATAAGTATGCAGAAGGTTATCCTGGTCGACGTTATTACGGAGGCTGTGAACATGTTGATGTTGTTGAGGATATTGCGCGTGACCGCGCTAAACAAATCTTTGGTGCTGAGTATGCAAATGTGCAACCACACTCAGGTGCACAAGCGAATATGGCTGTGTATTTTACGGTCCTTGAACAAGGCGATACAGTGCTAGGAATGAATTTATCCCACGGTGGTCATTTAACTCATGGTAGCCCCGTCAATTTTAGTGGAGTCCAATATAATTTCGTTGAATATGGTGTAGATCAAGATACTCATCGTATTAATTATGAGGATGTTTTAGAGAAAGCTAAACTGCACAAACCTAAATTAATTGTTGCCGGAGCAAGTGCATACCCACGAGAAATAGACTTTAAGCGTTTCAGAGAAATTGCTGATGAAGTAGGGGCTTATTTAATGGTTGATATGGCTCATATTGCAGGCTTGGTAGCTGCAGGCTTACATCAAAATCCAGTTCCTTTTGCAGATTTTGTTACAACGACAACTCATAAAACATTACGTGGACCACGTGGTGGTATGATTTTATGTAAGGAAGAGTACGGTAAAAAGATTGATAAATCAATTTTCCCGGGTATACAAGGTGGCCCGCTTATGCATGTCATTGCTGCAAAAGCAGTTTCATTTGGTGAAGCACTTGAAGACAGCTTTAAACAGTATGCAGGAAATGTAATAGCTAACGCTAAGCAACTTGCTGAGAGCTTAAAAGAAGAAGGCATTACACTCGTTTCAGATGGTACTGATAATCACCTTGTTTTACTAGATGTTCGTTCGTTGAATATTACAGGTAAATTGGCTGAAAAAATACTTGATGATGTAGGTATAACAGTGAACAAGAATACAATACCATTTGATCCTGAGAGTCCGTTTGTTACTAGCGGAATTCGTATAGGTACAGCTGCTGTAACAAGCCGTGGCTTTGATATAGAGGCTATGAAAGAAACGGCTGCAATCATTGCATTTACGCTCAATAACCATGATAACGAAGAAAAGCTAGAAGAAGCGAAAGAACGTGTAGCAACTTTAATTAAGAAATTCCCATTATATGAAGAGAAATAA
- a CDS encoding F0F1 ATP synthase subunit delta — MSKEIVAKRYALALFQLAKEQNILDEIGEELRVVKQVFTDNEQFLSVLHHPKVSVAKKKASLQEAFKSASSVVVNTLSLLVERHRLNIVVDVVNEFLSLSNDERGVADAKVFTVKPLSDVEKNTLSNVFATKVGKQSLNIENIVDHTLIGGIKIRIGNRIYDGSVSSKLERIERQLVGNRS; from the coding sequence ATGAGCAAAGAAATCGTAGCAAAACGATATGCGCTGGCTCTTTTCCAATTAGCAAAGGAACAGAATATCCTTGATGAGATTGGTGAGGAACTTCGCGTCGTAAAACAAGTGTTTACAGACAATGAGCAGTTTCTTTCTGTTCTGCATCACCCTAAGGTATCTGTTGCTAAGAAGAAGGCATCGCTACAAGAGGCTTTCAAATCTGCTTCTTCAGTCGTGGTGAACACGCTTTCTCTATTAGTAGAACGCCATCGCTTAAACATCGTTGTTGATGTAGTGAATGAGTTTTTATCACTGTCAAATGATGAGCGCGGTGTTGCAGATGCAAAGGTATTTACTGTTAAGCCTTTATCGGATGTAGAAAAAAATACGTTATCAAATGTATTTGCGACAAAGGTTGGAAAGCAGTCTCTTAATATTGAAAATATAGTTGATCATACACTGATCGGTGGCATTAAAATCCGTATCGGTAATCGTATATATGACGGGAGCGTTAGCAGCAAGCTAGAGCGTATTGAACGTCAGCTCGTAGGAAATAGATCGTAG
- the atpA gene encoding F0F1 ATP synthase subunit alpha: protein MSIKAEEISSLLKKQIEDYQSEVEVNDVGTVIQVGDGIARVHGLDNAMAGELVEFSNGVMGMAQNLEENNVGIVILGPFRDIREGDEVRRTGRIMEVPVGEELIGRVVNPLGQPVDGLGPIESNKTRPIESPAPGVMDRKSVHEPLQTGIKAIDSLIPIGRGQRELIIGDRQTGKTAVAIDTILNQQDQDMICIYVAIGQKESTVRGVVETLRKHGALDYTIVVTASASQPAPLLFLAPYAGVTMGEEFMYNGKHVLVIYDDLTKQASAYRELSLLLRRPPGREAYPGDVFYLHSRLLERAAKLSDAKGGGSITALPFIETQAGDVSAYIPTNVISITDGQIFLQSDLFFSGVRPAVNAGLSVSRVGGSAQVKAMRKVSGTLRLDLASYRELEAFAQFGSDLDQATQAKLNRGARTVEVLKQGLHKPLKVEKQVAILYALTRGFLDNIPVADISRFEEEYFSWIEHNRNELFEHIRSTGNLPEEADFDAAIEDFKKTFAVSE, encoded by the coding sequence ATGAGCATCAAAGCTGAAGAAATTAGTTCACTGTTGAAAAAACAAATTGAAGATTATCAGTCAGAAGTTGAAGTTAATGATGTTGGTACAGTTATCCAAGTAGGTGATGGTATCGCACGTGTGCATGGCCTCGATAATGCCATGGCTGGGGAGCTTGTTGAATTTTCTAATGGTGTCATGGGAATGGCACAAAATCTAGAAGAAAATAACGTAGGTATCGTTATTTTAGGACCTTTCAGAGATATCCGTGAAGGAGACGAGGTTCGTCGTACAGGACGTATTATGGAAGTTCCTGTTGGAGAAGAATTAATCGGTCGTGTCGTGAATCCACTTGGTCAACCTGTCGATGGTTTAGGACCAATTGAATCAAACAAAACTCGTCCTATTGAAAGCCCAGCTCCAGGAGTAATGGATCGTAAATCCGTTCATGAACCTTTACAAACAGGAATAAAAGCAATCGACTCACTTATTCCAATTGGTCGTGGTCAACGTGAATTGATCATCGGAGACCGTCAAACAGGTAAAACAGCGGTTGCCATTGATACAATTCTTAACCAGCAAGACCAAGATATGATTTGTATTTATGTAGCCATCGGGCAAAAAGAATCTACTGTTCGTGGTGTTGTTGAAACATTAAGAAAGCACGGTGCATTAGATTACACAATCGTTGTGACTGCATCTGCATCTCAACCTGCACCTTTATTATTCCTAGCGCCATATGCAGGAGTAACGATGGGTGAGGAGTTTATGTATAACGGTAAGCACGTGCTCGTTATTTATGATGATTTAACGAAGCAAGCCTCTGCATATCGTGAGCTTTCACTATTACTTCGCCGTCCTCCAGGTCGTGAAGCTTATCCTGGTGACGTATTCTATTTACACTCTCGTTTATTAGAGCGTGCTGCGAAATTAAGTGATGCAAAAGGTGGCGGCTCAATTACAGCCCTTCCGTTCATTGAGACGCAAGCAGGTGACGTGTCAGCATACATCCCTACAAACGTAATTTCGATTACAGATGGGCAAATATTCTTGCAATCTGATCTATTCTTCTCTGGTGTACGACCTGCCGTGAATGCTGGTTTATCAGTTTCTCGTGTTGGTGGATCTGCACAGGTGAAAGCGATGAGGAAAGTATCAGGTACATTACGCTTAGACTTAGCGTCTTACCGTGAGCTCGAAGCCTTCGCTCAATTCGGATCTGATCTTGATCAGGCAACACAAGCGAAGCTTAATCGTGGTGCACGTACTGTTGAAGTATTAAAACAAGGTTTGCATAAACCTCTAAAAGTAGAAAAACAAGTAGCTATTCTATATGCATTAACTCGTGGATTCTTAGATAATATTCCAGTAGCAGATATTTCACGTTTT
- a CDS encoding S8 family serine peptidase, with product MRLFRQMNLVVLLILLLSLNPYHHDEFKAANQVITYPDRPPIPKFVPNKQEKAIIVVEEEHFESAKKQLSNSLSSIRVYQIYEIAFKGFAVEGKSQDIHKLIQKSWVKHSSSVSTYRVTLEKSVPFIGGHEVRGLFDPENVRLTGKGMRVGVIDTGVDYTHPDLQKNYGGGFDVIDDDNDPMETIAAQGLPTLHGTHVAGIIAANGKVKGVAPEAEIIAYRALGPGGVGTSDQVIAAIEKAIEDQVDIINLSLGTTVNGPDWPTSLALDKAVEQGIIAVTSSGNSGPSIWTVGSPGTSAKSISVGASTPPMHNPFIKVPFHDEEIELSSMQGSNAWDINKPTSFVLGGLGTKEELVGVKGKIVLIERGKITFTEKALNAQEEGAVGVIIYNHKEGDFLGTLEEQPTIPVVSMSQQDGIWLKARHEEGKRLLYTSQRPSKDVLADFSSRGPVTYTWGIKPDIVAPGVAIDSTVPNGYLQLQGTSMAAPHVAGACALIKQAHPDWTPQQVKAALMNTAKTLTKDDGSLYEPYEQGAGRIQLAEAIRASTLIYPSSVAFGQFQTEDVRQTKKVTLTIENQSTKRASYSFEYPKHQAGLQWGLPMSFTLQPKQKKRIDVKFDITPNMFEGGLYTGTFVIRENNKRITLPYLFVVDEPDYPRVMGFEFTIGDEPATYQYELYLPGGAEELAIALYDPDTFHFITYLDWQEDVERGLFEKTLSFDEVPAEGVYKAIVFAKKEGREDSFETMVIIEDIANNEK from the coding sequence ATGCGATTATTCAGGCAAATGAACCTAGTAGTTCTTCTTATCTTACTTCTATCATTGAATCCTTATCATCATGATGAGTTTAAAGCAGCAAATCAAGTTATAACTTACCCTGATAGACCTCCTATACCAAAATTTGTTCCGAATAAACAAGAGAAGGCTATTATTGTCGTTGAGGAAGAGCATTTTGAAAGTGCGAAAAAGCAATTATCCAACTCACTTTCTTCAATACGTGTTTATCAAATATATGAAATAGCCTTTAAAGGGTTTGCCGTAGAAGGTAAGTCACAAGATATACATAAACTAATACAGAAATCATGGGTGAAGCACTCTTCTTCAGTTTCCACATATCGTGTAACGCTTGAAAAGAGTGTTCCTTTTATCGGTGGTCACGAAGTAAGGGGGCTGTTTGATCCTGAGAATGTAAGACTAACTGGAAAGGGTATGAGAGTCGGTGTCATTGATACAGGGGTAGATTATACACATCCAGATTTACAAAAAAACTACGGAGGTGGATTTGATGTTATTGACGATGATAATGACCCAATGGAGACGATTGCTGCCCAAGGGTTACCTACACTGCATGGTACTCACGTAGCTGGAATTATTGCAGCGAATGGAAAGGTGAAAGGGGTCGCACCAGAAGCAGAAATTATCGCATATCGTGCATTAGGTCCAGGAGGAGTTGGCACGAGTGATCAGGTCATTGCAGCTATTGAAAAAGCGATTGAAGATCAAGTAGATATTATTAATCTATCTCTTGGAACTACAGTGAATGGGCCGGATTGGCCTACTAGTTTAGCGCTTGATAAAGCTGTTGAACAGGGAATCATTGCTGTCACGTCAAGTGGTAATTCTGGTCCTAGCATATGGACGGTCGGCTCACCTGGTACGTCTGCAAAATCTATTTCTGTGGGTGCTTCTACTCCTCCAATGCATAATCCTTTTATTAAGGTCCCTTTTCATGATGAAGAGATCGAGTTATCTTCCATGCAAGGTTCAAATGCTTGGGACATAAACAAACCGACTTCATTTGTTCTTGGGGGTCTTGGTACAAAAGAAGAACTAGTTGGTGTAAAGGGGAAAATTGTCCTTATTGAGCGCGGAAAGATTACCTTTACAGAAAAAGCATTAAATGCTCAAGAAGAAGGTGCGGTTGGAGTAATTATTTATAATCATAAAGAAGGAGATTTCCTAGGAACTCTTGAGGAGCAGCCAACAATTCCTGTAGTATCAATGTCACAGCAGGATGGCATATGGCTAAAGGCACGGCATGAAGAAGGTAAGAGGCTATTGTATACATCTCAACGACCTAGTAAGGACGTGTTAGCTGACTTTAGTTCAAGAGGACCTGTAACGTATACTTGGGGTATTAAGCCTGATATTGTCGCTCCAGGCGTGGCGATTGATAGTACCGTCCCGAATGGCTATTTACAATTACAAGGCACGAGTATGGCGGCTCCCCATGTGGCAGGGGCATGCGCGTTAATAAAGCAAGCTCATCCTGATTGGACGCCACAGCAAGTAAAGGCAGCTTTAATGAATACAGCTAAAACTCTAACGAAGGATGATGGTAGTTTATATGAGCCGTATGAACAAGGTGCTGGAAGAATTCAACTTGCCGAAGCCATTAGAGCAAGTACTTTAATATATCCTAGTTCAGTTGCCTTCGGGCAATTTCAAACAGAGGATGTTCGACAAACGAAAAAAGTGACACTCACCATTGAAAATCAATCTACAAAGCGTGCTTCTTATTCATTCGAATATCCAAAGCATCAGGCGGGGTTACAATGGGGTTTGCCTATGTCCTTTACTTTACAGCCTAAACAGAAGAAGCGAATTGATGTTAAATTTGATATTACTCCAAATATGTTTGAGGGTGGTTTATATACAGGAACATTTGTCATAAGAGAAAATAACAAACGTATCACATTACCCTATCTCTTTGTAGTAGATGAACCGGATTATCCAAGGGTGATGGGCTTTGAATTTACAATTGGAGATGAACCAGCTACATATCAATATGAGCTATATTTGCCTGGTGGAGCTGAAGAATTAGCTATAGCTTTATATGATCCTGATACATTTCACTTTATTACATATTTAGACTGGCAAGAGGATGTAGAGCGAGGTTTGTTTGAAAAAACATTATCGTTTGATGAAGTTCCAGCTGAAGGTGTTTATAAAGCAATTGTCTTTGCCAAAAAAGAGGGGAGAGAGGATTCGTTTGAAACAATGGTAATAATAGAAGACATCGCTAACAACGAAAAATAG
- a CDS encoding GNAT family N-acetyltransferase — MKTKRITTENELKTAFHIRTTVFVEEQGVPLEDEFDEYDQLNGKCDHVLVFINDEAVGSGRIRFVDGQGKLERICVLAPYRKFGVGKVIIQALEEIAEDKQITRVKLHGQTQAEGFYKKLGYDILSDVFMEDGIPHVLMGKGLNVGSSEQ; from the coding sequence AGCGGATTACAACGGAGAATGAATTAAAAACGGCATTTCATATTAGAACAACAGTGTTTGTAGAGGAACAAGGGGTACCGTTAGAAGATGAATTTGATGAATACGATCAATTAAACGGAAAATGTGATCATGTTCTTGTTTTTATCAACGATGAAGCTGTAGGGTCTGGTAGAATTCGTTTTGTTGATGGACAAGGGAAACTTGAAAGAATATGTGTCTTAGCTCCATACCGTAAATTTGGTGTTGGAAAAGTCATTATTCAAGCACTTGAAGAAATAGCCGAGGATAAACAAATAACAAGAGTGAAGTTACACGGTCAAACGCAAGCAGAAGGCTTTTACAAAAAGTTGGGTTATGATATTTTGTCTGATGTTTTTATGGAAGACGGCATTCCGCATGTATTAATGGGGAAAGGTTTGAATGTTGGTAGTTCCGAACAATAA
- a CDS encoding AtpZ/AtpI family protein — MRQNQRHPLRAMALMSTILSQLVGSVLFGIFSGRWIDSKLETAPLFLIIGLLIGLAAGVFAMVRLINHYFSGDS; from the coding sequence ATGCGTCAAAACCAACGACACCCTTTACGAGCGATGGCACTAATGTCGACCATTCTCTCGCAACTAGTAGGTTCAGTTTTATTTGGCATTTTTTCTGGAAGATGGATCGATAGTAAATTGGAAACGGCACCATTGTTTTTAATTATTGGTCTTCTTATTGGACTAGCAGCTGGTGTATTTGCTATGGTGCGCCTGATCAACCACTATTTTTCGGGAGATTCCTAA